A single genomic interval of Oceanithermus profundus DSM 14977 harbors:
- the hslO gene encoding Hsp33 family molecular chaperone HslO: MGRLVRGLAADGRLRVLAAETTDVVEEARRRHGTSPTATAALGRALTGAALLAFLLSKSPRERVTLIVDGDGPLGGLVAEAGVDGAVRGYVKNPAAEAELRADGKLNVGALVGAGELRVVRVLAGGEQFDSSVPLVSGEIAEDLAHYLWQSEQIPSAVLLGVRVAPGGHVEAAGGLVVQVLPDADEEAIARLERNLAGVRGFTDLLVEHGLEGAARRVLEGLGLEWTDLRSLGYAEDAVPLRFACRCSREKAADALAYFDPEEREAMIREDGGAEVVCHWCGEVYRFSPEELRALGAEEVRCPDCGELWYKKRADGVEIVYPDPVCKCGRPVEAEPEPPSA, translated from the coding sequence ATGGGGCGGTTGGTGCGCGGGCTGGCCGCGGACGGTCGGCTGCGGGTGCTCGCGGCCGAAACCACCGACGTGGTGGAGGAGGCCCGCCGCCGCCACGGCACCTCGCCCACGGCCACGGCCGCCCTGGGGCGGGCGCTCACCGGCGCGGCGCTCCTGGCCTTCCTGCTCAGCAAGAGCCCGCGCGAGCGGGTGACGCTGATCGTGGACGGCGACGGTCCGCTCGGAGGGCTGGTCGCCGAGGCGGGGGTGGACGGCGCCGTGCGCGGCTACGTCAAGAACCCCGCGGCCGAGGCCGAGCTGCGCGCGGACGGCAAGCTGAACGTGGGGGCGCTGGTGGGTGCGGGCGAGCTGCGGGTGGTGCGGGTGCTCGCAGGCGGCGAGCAGTTCGACTCGTCGGTCCCGCTGGTCTCGGGCGAGATCGCCGAGGACCTGGCCCACTACCTTTGGCAGAGCGAGCAGATCCCCTCGGCGGTGCTGCTGGGGGTGCGCGTTGCGCCGGGCGGCCACGTCGAGGCCGCCGGGGGGCTCGTGGTCCAGGTGTTGCCCGACGCCGACGAGGAGGCCATCGCCCGGCTCGAGCGAAACCTCGCGGGGGTTCGCGGCTTTACCGACCTGCTAGTGGAACACGGGCTCGAGGGTGCGGCGCGCCGGGTGCTCGAGGGGTTGGGGCTCGAGTGGACCGACCTGCGTTCCCTCGGTTACGCCGAGGACGCCGTTCCCCTGCGCTTCGCCTGCCGCTGCAGCCGTGAAAAGGCGGCGGACGCGCTGGCCTACTTCGACCCCGAAGAGCGCGAGGCCATGATCCGCGAGGACGGCGGGGCCGAGGTGGTCTGCCACTGGTGCGGCGAGGTCTACCGCTTCTCCCCCGAGGAGCTGCGCGCGCTGGGCGCCGAAGAGGTGCGCTGCCCCGACTGCGGCGAACTCTGGTACAAGAAGCGCGCCGACGGGGTGGAGATCGTCTACCCGGACCCGGTCTGCAAATGCGGCCGCCCCGTCGAGGCGGAGCCCGAGCCCCCTAGCGCGTGA
- the coaD gene encoding pantetheine-phosphate adenylyltransferase, with translation MHVVYPGSFDPFTNGHLDVVRRASRLFDKVTVAVLHNPNKLSSFMFSVGERMQIIRASVADMDNVEVDAFDGLLADYMRARGARIIVKGLRAVSDYEYELQMAHLNRQLNPEVETLFILAATRWSFISSSMIKEIARHGGDVSRFVPEPTLKALNAHFGRSGEG, from the coding sequence ATGCACGTCGTCTATCCCGGCAGCTTCGACCCCTTCACCAACGGCCACCTCGACGTGGTGCGCCGCGCCAGCCGCCTCTTCGACAAGGTAACCGTCGCGGTGCTGCACAACCCCAACAAGCTGAGCAGCTTCATGTTCTCGGTGGGGGAGCGGATGCAGATCATCCGCGCCTCCGTCGCCGACATGGACAACGTCGAGGTCGACGCTTTCGACGGGCTGCTCGCCGACTACATGCGCGCCAGGGGGGCGCGGATCATCGTCAAGGGCCTGCGCGCCGTCTCCGACTACGAGTACGAGCTGCAGATGGCCCACCTGAACCGCCAGCTCAACCCCGAGGTGGAGACGCTCTTCATCCTGGCGGCGACGCGCTGGTCGTTCATCTCCAGTTCGATGATCAAGGAGATCGCCCGCCACGGCGGCGACGTCAGCCGCTTCGTGCCCGAACCCACGCTCAAGGCCCTGAACGCCCACTTCGGCCGCAGCGGGGAGGGTTAG
- a CDS encoding RsmD family RNA methyltransferase: MARLRILGGKARGRTLAVPDSARPSPVRLRKALFDYLRGRLPRRGRFLDLYAGSGAVGLEAASEGFEAVLVESDPGAVKTLRENAHKLGLSVRVVHESADRFLERSARTGERFDVVFLDPPYDQDLAAALARVLEAGIVGPGGFVILQHPSDLILPLGERRVYGSSALTIVEVT; the protein is encoded by the coding sequence ATGGCGAGGCTTAGGATCCTGGGCGGCAAGGCCCGCGGGCGCACGCTCGCGGTGCCCGACTCGGCCCGTCCCAGCCCGGTGCGCCTGCGCAAGGCGCTCTTCGACTACCTGCGCGGCCGCTTGCCCCGGCGGGGGCGCTTCCTCGACCTCTACGCCGGCAGCGGCGCGGTGGGGCTCGAGGCCGCGAGCGAGGGCTTCGAGGCCGTCCTTGTGGAGAGCGACCCGGGGGCGGTGAAAACCCTGCGGGAAAACGCGCACAAGCTGGGGTTGTCCGTCCGTGTCGTGCACGAGAGCGCCGATCGTTTCCTCGAACGGAGCGCCCGTACGGGGGAGCGTTTCGACGTCGTCTTCCTGGACCCGCCCTACGACCAGGACCTTGCCGCCGCGCTCGCGCGGGTGCTCGAGGCGGGGATCGTCGGCCCCGGGGGCTTCGTGATCCTGCAGCACCCCAGCGACCTGATCCTGCCCCTGGGCGAGCGCCGGGTCTACGGCTCGAGCGCCCTGACCATCGTGGAGGTAACCTGA